From the Thermococcus sp. 21S7 genome, the window GCGCCGAGGATTCGCCCTTCGTGACGCCGGATGGGAAAAATCTCTACTTCTTCTTTACGCCCGATGTCAACGTTCCGCCTCAGAAACAGCTCGTGGACGGGGTCACGGGGGTATGGTGGTCGCGAAAGGTCAACGGGAAATGGACGGAGCCTGTAAGGGTTGTGCTGGGGAGCACGGAGTCCCTCGACGGGGCGGTCTTCATACTGAACGACACGATGTGGTTCGCCTCGGTCAGAAAGGGGAACTACGGGGAGGTGGACATCTACACGGCGAGGTTCAAGGACGGCCGGTGGACGGACGTAAAAAACGCCGGTGAGCTTTTGAACAAAATCTACGATGTGGGGGAGCTCTGCATCAGCCCCGACGGCAGAACGATGTACTACGGCTGCGGTGGCGACATATGCGTGATGGACTACGTAAACGGTTCGTGGGTGAACCCCAGGAAGGTGCCGAACGTAAACAGCGAGCTGAACGAGGACCAGCCCTTCATAACGCCCGACGGCAGGGAGCTATGGTTTACGGGGCAGAGCAGGCTCGGTTATCCGGGTCCAGCGATATTCCGCTCGGTGTGGAACGGCAACGGGTGGGGCAAACCCGAGGAAATCATCTCGAACTTTGCCGGGGAGCCGGCACTGGACGCCGAGGGGAACGTATACTTCGTGCACCACTTCTTCACGAAGGACATGAAGATGATAGAGGCGGACATCTACGTTGCCTACAAGAAGAAAAGCTGAGGCGTGAGGAGGTCAGCCCAGGAGGAAGTGCCTCACCGTTTTTACCCCCGTGACCAGCCATATCGCCAGGAGGAGCCAGTAGAGGACGAATCCAAAGTCGGTGATGGCGTTTATCCCGAATGTGGTCCCCACGTTGAAGGTCGCGCTGACGTAGGCCCCGAGCGGGAATATGAAGGCCCACCAGGCGAGGCTGTAGGGGAGGTTGAGCTTCCTGACGTAGTGGAGCGTCATCAGGATTGCCATGACGAGCCACCACACGCCGAAGCCCCAGAAGAGCAGGCCAAAGGCCAGGAAAGGCTCCTTCACCGTTATGAAGCCGCTCGCCTTTATTAGCGCGTAGAGCGTGCTCGTTCCAGCTCCGATGGGTCCGAGGTTTATCCATATCGAGGGGGCTATTCCGCAGGGCATCGGCTCGTGGCGAATGAAGCGGAACATCACCAGTGCGAACAGGGCCAGGTAGAGGAAGAAGCCGGAGCCCCAGGCGAAGATGTTGATGAAGGCAATAATTTCCCTCGCCGTTCCGCTCGCCAGCGTCATCAGCTTGGCGCCGCTTATCGGGATGACTATCAGGCCCACGGGCGGGATGAACCACGCTGGGGTTATGGCCTTGGTGTCTATGCCTTCGCAGGTGAAGAAGAGGTACGGGATGAGGAACGCAAAGAATACCGTTAGCGGAACGCCGGCCAGCCAGAACACCCACGCGAGTGCGGTGTTTTTGAGAACCAGGAGGTAATCCGCGGAGAGAATCAGCATGGCTATCGCGATGGTGCCGTAGAAGTTGCCGAGGACTGGGTGGTGGAGGTCCCTGAGGGCGTCTTCCCTATATTTGAGCCACCTCAGAACCCAGGGCACCAGCAGGACGAAGAACAAAACCGTGTTGAGGTAAGTCAGGAACTCTGCAAAGTTTCCGAGGATCGGGAGTTTGCCGGAGTAGGCCTTGCTCACGAGGGTCAGGGCGCCCGTTCCCATAACGCTCGCGAACCAGCTCGGCGCGAAGTCTTTGATTCCCATACGACCACCAATTAAATGAAAAAAATTTCATTTAAAAACTTTTTCACTTGTGTTTAGTCGCCTCTATCCTCTCCCTCCAGTGGGGGTCGACCTCAAGAACCTGGTGTATGAAGGCCTCAACGACGTCTTTGACCCTTCCGTAGGCCCCGGTAACGACGGTTATCCCGAGGCTCTCGAAGTATGCCATTGCCTTCCTGCCCATGCCGTAGGCAAGCACAACTTCCCCACCGTGCTCCTTCACGAAGTTTGGAATGTCACCCGGGCCGTGCTCTTCGAAGGGAACCTCGACGACTTCGGCGCCCTTGATGGTGCCGTCATCAACCTCAACGAACGCGAAATATTTCGCCCGGCCGAAGTGTTCGCAGACCTCGCTCTCCAGCCCTCTCCCATCCTTCAGGGGAACCGCGATTCTCATGGGATCACCACTATTATGAAAAAGCGTTCAAATATAAAGTTTGTGCATATGCACACTTTTTCTTGGACACCAAAGGTTGATAACACCTAGCTTAAAAAAGCGTTAAAAACGTGTTACTTAATTCCGGTTTGGTGATACAATGCTCGCTCTCAAGGGGCTTGTGAAGGCAGGCGACGCCAGGGGAATCCTGGAGTACGGGAGGGAGTTCCACGGTCACGTGTGTCCATACCTGGCGCTCGGGATTCGAGCGTCGCTGGTGGCTATGGACGAACTCGGTGTCGGGAGGCTCGACTATTCGGGAAGCGTCGACGAGTCCATTCTGGCTATAGTCGAGGTCAACAGTTGCTTCACCGACGGCGTTCAGGTGACGACGGGTTGCACCCTGGGAAACAACTCACTGGTCTACCTCGACCTCGGAAAGACCGCCCTCACCCTCGTCAAGCGCTCCGACTGGGAAGGCGTCAGGGTCTACGCCGACGCCGAGAGGCTGAGGAAGTACTACCCTTCCGGAGCCACTGAGCTGTTCAACAGGGTCGTAAGGGAACGAAAGGGGACTGAGGAGGAGCGGAGACGCCTCTGGGAACTCTGGGAGGAGATAGCATACACCATGCTGGAACTCCCGAAGGAGGAGTTCAAGATTGACCGCGTTAAGGTTCCCCCGATAGAGCAGGCGCCGATAGTGGAAAGCGTCCGCTGCTCGAAGTGCGGGGAGCTGGTTATGGAGACAAGGGCTGTTTACATAAACGACGAGCCCTTCTGCCTCCGCTGCGCGGGAGAGTCCTACCGTGCGGTAATCGGGAGGGGAATAGTGAAGGTCTCGCCGAGGGGGTGCTGAGATGAGGAGGTTCCTTGCCCTGTTTCTAATCCTGCTGGTGGTTTCAATAAGCGGCTGTATCGGGAGCAGCACTGGAACTGGGGAAACCGGAAAGGCCACGATAACCGTCACGGACGCCCTCGGGAGGAGCGTCGAGGTTCCGGCGAAGGTGAGCCGGATCGTTGCCGTTGGCCCCGGTGCGCTGAGGCTCGTGGTTTATCTGAACGCGAGCGATATGGTGGTCGGGGTTGAGGACTTCGAGAAGCGCTACAACTTCGGAAGGCCCTACATAATAGCCCACCCCGAACTCAGGGAGCTGCCGACCGTCGGGCCGGGCGGGCCGGGCAAGCTGCCGGACTTCGAGGCGCTCATAGAGCTGAAGCCCGACGTTATCTTCATAACCTACGTGGACAAGAAGACGGCCAACGATATACAGGCCAAGACCGGAATCCCCGTCGTCGTCCTCAGCTACGGCCAGCTGGTGACCTTCGAGGACGAGGAACTCTTCAAGTCCCTCGAACTGGCGGGCAGGATACTCGGAAGGGAGGATAGGGCTAGGGAGGTCATAGACTTCATCAATGCCACCCAGAATGACCTGATGAAGCGCACGGCCGACGTTGAACCGAAGACGGTCTTCGTCGGTGGGATAGGATACAAGGGCGCCCACGGAATTGAGAGCACGAAGGCCAGCTACCCGCCATTCATCGTCGTTCACGCCAAGAACGTTGCCGACGAGCTTGGAACCGGCCACCAGTTCATCGACAAGGAGAAGCTCCTGGAGTGGCAGCCTGAGTACATCTTCATCGACGAGGGCGGCCTTAAGCTCATCCTCGACGATTACTCGAAGAACCCGGACTTCTACGCCTCCCTAAAGGCCGTCAAAGAGGGCAACGTCTACGGCATACTCCCATACAACTTCTACACCACAAACGTTGGAACTGCCCTGGCCGATGCGTACTTCATCGGAAAGGTGCTCTATCCCGAGAGGTTCAGCGACGTCGACCCTGCGAAGAAGGCCGACGAGATATACTCCTTCCTGCTCGGAAAGCCGGTTTACGGCACCATGAAGGAGCAGTTCGGCGGCTTTGGAAAGATAGACCTCTCCAACGGAACGGTTAAATACTCACTGCCGACCTCACCGTGATGAAAATGGACTACGAGGGCTACGTAGCCAGGAAACTGTCCATCGGCCTTTTCATTCTTCTTTCCATCCTCGCGGTTAGCCTTTACTCCCTCTCCCACGGTGCCTACTTCCTCTCTGTGAGGGAGGTCGTTGATGCGCTCCTCGGCGGCGGAACGGACAGTTCCAGGCTGATAGTCTGGAACATACGGATGCCGAGGATAGTTGCAGGCATTCTGGTCGGTGCCTCCCTGGCGGTGGCGGGTGCCGTCATGCAGGGCTTTCTGAGGAATCCCCTGGCCACTCCGTTCACTATGGGCGTCTCCCATGGGGCGATGTTCGGGGCTTCCCTCGCGATACTCCTGGGGGCAGGCTATGCAGAGAGTTCCGGGAGGATTTCGCTTGACAACCCCTACACCGTTGTGCTCTTTGCCTTCATCGGCGCCATAAGCGCCACGGCGGTGATTCTTGCACTGGCGAGGCTGAAGGGACTCAGTCCGGAGGCCATAATTCTGGCGGGAGTTGCCATGAGTTCACTCTTCGTTGCGCTGACGACCCTCGTTCAGTACTTCGCCGACGAGCTTCAGCTTTCCGCCATGGTCTACTGGAGCTTTGGAGACCTTGGGAGGGCCACCTGGCGGGAAAACGCGATAATGCTCGCTGTGTTTGTTCCGGTTTTTGCCTACTTCGTCGTTAAGCGCTGGGATCTCAACGCCTCGGTCATGGGGGACGACGTCGCCAAGAGCGTTGGGGTTGAGGTTGAGAGGGTTCGCCTTATCTCGACCTTCCTGGCGGCGCTGATAACCGCCGTGAGCGTTGCTTTCGTCGGTGTCATCGGCTTCGTCGGCCTCATAGCGCCCCACGCCATCAGGCTCGTCGCCGGTGGCGACTATCGCTTCCTCATCCCCCTGTCGGCCCTCGCCGGCGCCCTGCTGCTGGTGGCCGCGGATACGATTGCCAGGCTGGTGCTGTCCCCGATGATTCTCCCGGTTGGTATAGTGACCTCTTTCCTCGGTGCTCCCACCTTTATATACCTCCTGATGAGGATGGAGGGACGGAGATGAAGGCCCTACGTGTGAGGAATCTCCGCTTCACCTACAACGGCTCCGAGGTTCTTAGGGGCATTGACCTTGAGGTGGAGGCGGGCGAGTTCGTGGCGATACTAGGCCCGAACGGTGCCGGAAAGTCAACCTTCCTCAAGTGCATCGGGGGCATTCTGGACTGCGGCACCGTTGAAGTGTTTGAGCGCCCCGTGATGGAGTATCCGAGGGATGAACTGGCGAGGGTTCTTGCCTACGTGCCCCAGAGGTACGAACCGGGTTTCATGACGGTTTTTGACACCGTTCTGCTCGGCAGGAGGCCCTACATGGGGCTGAGGCCATCGAAGCGGGACGTTGAGACCGTGAGAAGAATCCTCAGAAAGATGGGCATAGAGGGCCTTGCGCTGAAGCCAACCAACAGGCTGAGCGGCGGCGAACTCCAGAAGGTGAGCATCGCGAGGGCCCTGGCTCAGGAGCCCAGAATACTCCTAATGGACGAGCCGACCAACAACCTTGACATCAGGAGCCAGCTGGAGGTAATGGAAACGGCGAGGACGTTTGCGGAGGAGGGGGGAACGTCGGTCGTGGTCATGCACGACGTCAACCTCGCCCTTCGCTTCGCCGGAAGGTTCGTCTTCATGAAGAATGGGAGGGTCGTAGCCGACGGCGGGAGGGAGATACTGGAGCCTGATCTCTTCGAAGAGGTCTACGGCGTGAAGGTTATGATAGAAGAGGTGGGGGGAATCCCCGTCGTGGTTCCCCTCTCACATCTCGGCCTCGCCGAGGAACTCAAGCAGGTCGAGTAGGCGCGGATCTTTGACGCTTTCTATGGCCTTCCCTGCCTCCTTCGCCTCAATCTTGCCGTCCTTGTAGAGTGCTATCGCCTTTACGGCTTCAAAGAAGTCGCTCAGCTCAGGGAGCGCCCTGGCGAACATGTCCATGTGCAGGTAAACCGTCTCGAAGTCGTCCTCAAGGAACAGCTGCCAGAGGACATCCATCAGGGAGCCGAAGGCTACCTCCTCGTAGTCGCTCCCCTTCGCGTGGACGAGCGCGTAGAGGCACTCCTGCAAAGCCGCATCGTAGTTCTCGTCCTCCTCGAATATCTCCTCAAAGCTGAGGTGTATCTCAACGAGGAGGTCGCTCTTGTCCAGAACCTTCGGGAGGAGGCCTGCGAGCATGGCCTTTGCCTCGTAGGTCTCCCCGGATTCAAAGAGAACGTATGCCTTGTGGATGGCTATCCTCAGAACCTCGTCCTCGTTTCCGAGTTCGCGGTGTATCTCCTCGGCCTTCTCCATAAGTTCGATGGCCTTCTCGTACTCCTGAAGTTCCTCGTGGATGAGCGCCATGGCGTAGTAGATTTTCGCTATGTTTCCCCTGTTGCCCTTCTCCGTCTCCTCCTCCAAGAGGGCTCGGTAGAGTTCGAGGCTCTTCTCCAGCTCCCCTATGAGGTAGTAGAGGTCGGCCAGCTCGAACTTTACGTCGAATGTGTCCTTCTCCTCGGCCATCTTCTCGAACTCGCTCAGCTTCTCCACACCGAGGAGTTCGTGGGAGTAGTAAACGGTGAGCTTGTACAGTTCGAAATCACCACACTCCAGGGCGAGCTTTTCGGCCTTTTCGAGGACCTCCTTAAGCTCCTCGTCGCCCAGCTCGTCAACCCTGTGGTACAGAAGGGTTGCAACCTTTTTGCAATCCTTTTCCTCGATTGCCTTCAGAATCTCCTCCATCTCAGAACACCTCAGAATAATAACAGTTTCAGAGTATTTAATGCTTTGGCAGAAATTAAATGGAGAAGACTAGCGCCTCCTCCAAAGGACCAGGATTGCGGCCAGAACGACGACTATTCCCGGTCCGCATGTGCCCCCCGACTCGGTCGGGGATGGCTGGGTGCTGGAGGAACTCGTCTCTGAAGGGCCCGTTTCCTCGCCCGGCGTGCTTGACGTCGTTCCTGATGGTGTGGCAGTTGGGGCTTCGGTTGATGTCGTTTCCGTTGGCGAGGGGCTCTCCGCGGCTCCAACCGTTATGGTGATCCTCCTGACGTCCTCTCCTCCCAGGTTGTCCCTCACCTTCAGGGTCACCGTGTAGTTGCCGGCGCTTGAGTAGGTGTGAACGGGTTCGGCCTCGCTGGAGGTGCTCCCGTCTCCAAAGTCCCAGCTCCAGCCCACTATATTCCCGTCCCTGTCGTAGGACTTGTCCGCGAAGCTTATCTCCTCCCCGGCCTTCGGTTCCTTTGGCAGGAACGTGAAGTCAGCCGTCGGCGGATAGTTCCGCGGCTCCACGGTTATCTCCTTGTAGTAGGTTCCCTTCAGTCCGCTTTCGTCTTCGACTGTTAGCATTACCGTGTACGAGCCAGGGTTTGTATACGTGTGCCTCGGATTCCTTTCGGTTGAAGTGCTTCCGTCGCCGAAGTTCCAGCTCCACCTGGCAACGCTTCCGTCCGGGTCTATGGAGCTGTCCGTGAAGCGCACCTCGTCTCCTGCCTTAATCTCTGCGGGCGAGTAGCTGAAGAGCGCCGCTGGCTTCTCGTTCGGTTTGACGTTTACCGATGCCTTGCAGGTGGCGTTGGCATTCAGGGGGTCGTAGACGGTCAGGGTGACCTTGTAGTTCCCCTCCTCGCGGTAGATGTGCTTTGTCTCTGTGCCGTTGCCCTCTGTGGAGTAGCCGTCTCCAAAGTCAATCTCCCACCTCATGGAGCCGTTCTCCGGGTCGTTTAGATCCAGGTCGAAGTCAACTTCAAGCGGAAGCTTTCCGGAGCTTGGAGAGGCTGAAATCGAACACTCCGGCGGCTTGTTCATGAGCAGCAGGGCATGGTAGTCTATCGTGAAGAAGCCGAAGTTTATCAGTATCGGGCTTCCGCTCCTTGTCTCGTAGTGCTCCCCCTTGCTGGGCACGAGGAAGTCGAGAACCAGATGTCCGTCCTCGCTGTCGAGGTAGATAACTCCGGTTGCGTTGTACCACATGCTCGGGTCGCTTATGCCGCCCTTGTAGACAACCTTGACGCTGGTTTCGTTGGAAACGGTCACCTCATGAGTCGTTACCCTCTCATAGCCGTAGCTGCCTTCAATTTTCATATCGAGGCTTGAGGTGGGTGAGGTGTAGCCCCCTCCGATGCCGATGGAAACGCCGACGTTGAAGGTGTTCCTGCTCTTCGTCCAGCCCAGCTCCTTGACTGCCCTCTCGTAGGAGCTACCCACCTGACCGACCTCCATGGTGAAGGTGTCGAGGAGGTTCCCGGGCTCGTAGTTCTTCAGCTCGTTGAGGTTCTCAGGGTAGGTGTTTATATCCCCAATCTCGTGCAGGTCCGACTTGTAGTTCTGGAAGTGGACGTGGGGCGGCCCCTTGGGAACAGTCACGAGTATGTACTGCTGCTCGCCGTTCACAACAGCAAGCTCCGGCGGGCTTATTATCGGGAACTCGTAGACGTCGTAGTCCGTGGTCACGTAAAGCGCTCCGTCGCCCATATCGGACGTCAGTCCATAGGTTATGCTCTCCTCGTAGCTCTGCCCTCTCTCCCGCTGGAGCTGGAACCCCATGCTCACCTTAAGGTTGACCTCCGCGTAGGCGACCTTCTTGTTGCCCATGACCGCCTTCATTCCGAGGCTCATCTTGATGTCGTGGGTGGACTTCACCGAGAACTTCGTTGCGTGGGTTTTTTCGGTAGTGAACTCCGAGTAGAATACCCCCGTCTTGTTTATGACGTCGTAGTCAACCGGTGGGGCGTTTATAACCGCTATAACGAGGTTTTCAACGTGCATTCTCCCTTTCCTTGGAGGTCCGACAATTATTGAGTTGCCATCCACGTCGCCAACCGCGAGGCCCGCTCCGTAACTGAACTCCGTCTTCAGGCCCTTCGGCCCGTTCAGCAGGTCTCCTCCAAGGTTGTAGACCTTCACGTAGCCGTCCTGGGAGGCCCAGACTATCTCGTCGAGGCCGTCTGTGTTAACGTCCCCAACGGTCATCCTGTCCCCCTTCTGGAAGGGCATCACAAAGGTCGCTAACTCTCTCCCCTCCAGCTGGGCGCCCTTCTTTGAGAAGCCAAAGACGTGTACGCCCCTCTCCTGGTAGTCGTCCGAGTCCTGGGTGGCCACGACCAGTTCGTTCAGTCCGTCGAGGTTGACGTCCCCAATCGCCATCTCGTCCCTCGACGTCAGCTCAAAGTAGTCCTCTGTTGGCAGACTCCCGATGACGTTGCCGTTCATATCGTAGAGGGTTATGATGTTTGCACTCACGTCAGCGTGCACGATCTCGGCCTTTCCGTCGCCGTCGAGGTCGCCGACGGCTATTGAATCGCCATTCGCGAAATCATCGACCTTGAACTGGTTCAGAAGGTTGAAGTTCTCGTCGAATACGTGCATCCAGTTGTTCCTGTCGGCGTGGACGATCTCGGCCTTCCCGTTGCCTGTGAGGTCTCCGCAGGCCAGGTCGTCCCCGGCCTCAAAATTTACGTCGTGTTTGCCCAGTTCGGTACCGCCCGCACTGTAGATGTATATCTTGTTCGTGCTCCTGTCGCCCTGGATTATCTCGGCTTTTCCATCGCCGTTAACGTCACAGGCCGCCATCTCATCCCATTTTTCATACCCTGTGTGGAATTTCCCGATGACGTCTCCACTCTCGTTCTCATAGGTCCAGAAGTAGTCCCCGCGATCGCCTATGATTATCTCCTCGTCCGCTATAACCATACCCCCCGAACCGTCAACGAGGTCGGATTCCTCCGCGGTGACCCGGTGACCCGGCAGGGTGAATACCGAAACCGTCAGAAGCATAACAATAAACAGAGCAGTATTCCGTTTCATACAAATTCCCCCTCAAGCTGAGTCCACGGAGGTTCCCAGAATGGCAACCTACGTAAACCTAATACTTGTTATATTTCAAAATATAAAATGGTTTTCATGACTTTACCTTACATTTTTGGTGAATAACTAGAGGGATTTTCGGAAAGTCCGCCTGGTGGAGGCTCCGGGAGCTTTTTAAACTTCTCCTCGGAGGTGATAGCATGCTTGAAGTGATTTTCCTCGGCACGGGCGGCATAATGCCCACCAGGGAGAGAAACGTTCCAGCGGTGGCTCTCCGCTACAAGGGTGAGATCATACTCTTCGACGTCGGAGAGGGCACGATGAGGCAGATGAATGCGGCAAAGCTCAGCCCGATGAAGGTGGAGAAGATATTCATCACGCACTTTCACGGCGACCACTACCTCGGCCTGGCTGCCCTGATACAGACGATGAACCTCTGGGACAGGGAAAAGCCCCTTCACATCTACGGTCCCAAATACACCTTCGAGTTCGTTCAGAACTTCCTCAACAGCGGCTTCTTCAGGCCGGGGTTTGATATACACGTCCACGAGCTGCGAGAGACGAGGCTGAAGTTCGGGGACTACGAAATCTGGAGCTTCAAGGTCGAGCATGGGATTCCGGCTCTGGGCTACGTATTTAAGGAAAAAGACCGGCGCGGGAAGTTCCTGCCGGAGAAGTTGAGGGAATACGGCCTGAGAGAGGGGCCGATACTCGGGAAGCTTGAGCGTGAAGGTAAAATCGAGTGGAACGGGAAAACGATTTACCTTGAGGACGTCACAGGGCCAAGGAGGAAGGGGGTCAAGGTCGTCTACACCGGCGACACCGAGCCCGCTGAAAGGGTCAGGCTCTTCGCCGAGAGGGCTGACCTTCTAATCCATGAGGCCACCTATCTGAATCCAGCCGACAGGGGCGATAGCTACCACTCGACGGTCGCGGAGGCCTGCGAGGTCGCCAAGAGGGCCAAGGTCAGGCTTTTGGCACTCTTCCACAGGGCCTTCCGCTACACCTACGATGAATACCTGAGCGGGGCCTCTCGGATATGCCGCGATTTTGGAGTAGATTTCATAGTTCCGAGAGATTTCGACATTTTGACGTTTAAATCCGACGAATTCAGTGTGAGAAACCTTCTGGAGGAGAAAAGATGAGCTATCTCCGCTACGTTAAGCTCATAGGCACGATGCACGTTTCGCCAAAGAGCAGGGAGGAGGTAATCAGGACGATACTGGAGGAGAGGCCACACGCCGTTGCGATAGAGCTCGACAGGGCGCGCTTCCTTTCCATGAACGGGAACAGGAAGATGACCCTTGAGGAAGCCCTCCGCTTCGGCAGAAAGGGGCTGATAAACTATGCGCTCGCAAAGGTTGAGGAGAAACTGGGGGAGGAGTTTGGGATGGCACCGGGGGAGGAGATGAAAGCGGCCGTAAGCGCCGCCCAAGCCCTCGGCGTTCCCCTCTACCTCATAGACGAGGACATAACCGTCATACTCTCCAAGATAGCCGCCGCCCCGGGGAGGGAGAAGCTTCTCATGGCCCTGGAGGCCCTGGGGATATTCCTGCCCGTTAGGCTCGGCGAGCCCTCCGACCCAATGGCCGAGTACAGGGTCATGATGGTGGAGTTCAAGCGCCGCTATCCCTACCTCTACCGCGTTCTGGTCGAGGAGAGGAACGAGGTAATGGCGAGGAACCTCGTGTCCATAGTCGAGAACCTTAAGCTTCATGGGGTTAAGAGGCCACGGGTTATAGCCGTGGTTGGCCTCGGCCACAAGCCGGGGATAGAGCATCTCCTGGACAGGGGGAAGGAGAGATTCCTCTCGCCCTACTGGACAGCGGGGGTGATGTGATGGAAAGGAGACAGCTGGTCTGCCCGCTCTGCGGCGGAACGGATTTTAAGGTTGAAGAGGGGAAGATAGACAGCAAATGGGGCTTTACGGCGCACAAGGTGAAGATAGTCATCTGCAGGAACTGCGGCTACATTATGATGTTCCATAAGGGGAGAACCATCTGGGACTTTGACTGATTCGTTACTTTTATATTTAGAACCGCCACAGCATTCTTGGGGATTCACCATGAAGGACAGACTTGAAAAGATGCTCAACGTCAAGATCCTTGAAATCGAGGAGCTTGAGGACAAGATAGTTGTTTACGTTCCGGAGGATCAGGTGAGGATAGCGGTGGGGAGCGGCGGTGCCGCCGTTAAAGCCGCCGAGCTTGTAATCGGCAAGAAGATTGAAGTAAAGGGCAAGTGAGCCTCCCCGCGGGGCGTTTCAATGCACTACGGACAGTGGAAAGGAACTCACAGGGCCGGCATGGGACGGAGGGAGATCAAGGATTTACTGATTTCTTTTCTAGTCCTTGCTCTGCTGTTTTCCAACTTTGACCCCTATGCGATTCCATATTCCGTCATCGCCGTTCTGACGGCCTTCATCTTCCACGAACTTGCCCACAGGCAGATGGCGCGGCACTACGGTTACAGGGCGTACTACAAACGCTGGGACACGGGGATACTCTTGGCGCTTCTCGTGGGCATAGCGACGCGCCTTCTCACCGGAACGACTTGGATATTCGCCGCCCTCGGTGCCGTTCAGGTCTACGCCCCCTACGCGGTGGATTTCAGAGAGGCCTTCGGAAAGATAGCCCTCGCGGGTCCGCTGACCAACATAGCCGTCGGCGCTGCCGCACTGGTAGCCCTGAGGGCAGTGGCTCCGTTCACGTCCCTCTGGTGGGTCATCAAGATGACGGCAACGGTCAACCTGTGGCTGGCGTTCTTCAACCTGCTCCCGTTCCCACCTCTGGACGGCTCCAAGGTCGTCCGCTGGAACGCCGGCTACTGGGCGGTCTCCATCGGCGTCGCCTACCTCCTCTTCAGACTGCTGTAACACTTTCGGTGATACAAAAGGGAAAGGTTAAATAGCCCCATCCTCACTTCTATTACGGTGGTTCCAATGGAGTACAAGAATCCGCTGGGTGTTGATATCGACCTCGAAACCGGGATTATACCAGGTGCCAAAAAGCTCGTCAGAAGGCTCAGCGACCTGAAGGGATACTTCGTCGATGAAAACGCCTACGAAGAGCTTCTCAAGGAAAACCCGGTTGTCTACGAGGTTTACGCGATTGAGCAGGATGAGAAGGACGGCGACCTCAACTTCGCGACCACCGTCCTCTACCCGGGTAAGGTCGGAAGGGAGTTCTTCTTCACCAAGGGGCACTATCACTCCAAGGCGGACAGGGCGGAGATATACTACGGCATCAAGGGGAAGGGCGGAATGCTCCTCCAGACGCCCGAAGGAAAGGCCGAAT encodes:
- a CDS encoding PKD domain-containing protein, with protein sequence MKRNTALFIVMLLTVSVFTLPGHRVTAEESDLVDGSGGMVIADEEIIIGDRGDYFWTYENESGDVIGKFHTGYEKWDEMAACDVNGDGKAEIIQGDRSTNKIYIYSAGGTELGKHDVNFEAGDDLACGDLTGNGKAEIVHADRNNWMHVFDENFNLLNQFKVDDFANGDSIAVGDLDGDGKAEIVHADVSANIITLYDMNGNVIGSLPTEDYFELTSRDEMAIGDVNLDGLNELVVATQDSDDYQERGVHVFGFSKKGAQLEGRELATFVMPFQKGDRMTVGDVNTDGLDEIVWASQDGYVKVYNLGGDLLNGPKGLKTEFSYGAGLAVGDVDGNSIIVGPPRKGRMHVENLVIAVINAPPVDYDVINKTGVFYSEFTTEKTHATKFSVKSTHDIKMSLGMKAVMGNKKVAYAEVNLKVSMGFQLQRERGQSYEESITYGLTSDMGDGALYVTTDYDVYEFPIISPPELAVVNGEQQYILVTVPKGPPHVHFQNYKSDLHEIGDINTYPENLNELKNYEPGNLLDTFTMEVGQVGSSYERAVKELGWTKSRNTFNVGVSIGIGGGYTSPTSSLDMKIEGSYGYERVTTHEVTVSNETSVKVVYKGGISDPSMWYNATGVIYLDSEDGHLVLDFLVPSKGEHYETRSGSPILINFGFFTIDYHALLLMNKPPECSISASPSSGKLPLEVDFDLDLNDPENGSMRWEIDFGDGYSTEGNGTETKHIYREEGNYKVTLTVYDPLNANATCKASVNVKPNEKPAALFSYSPAEIKAGDEVRFTDSSIDPDGSVARWSWNFGDGSTSTERNPRHTYTNPGSYTVMLTVEDESGLKGTYYKEITVEPRNYPPTADFTFLPKEPKAGEEISFADKSYDRDGNIVGWSWDFGDGSTSSEAEPVHTYSSAGNYTVTLKVRDNLGGEDVRRITITVGAAESPSPTETTSTEAPTATPSGTTSSTPGEETGPSETSSSSTQPSPTESGGTCGPGIVVVLAAILVLWRRR
- a CDS encoding ribonuclease Z, which translates into the protein MLEVIFLGTGGIMPTRERNVPAVALRYKGEIILFDVGEGTMRQMNAAKLSPMKVEKIFITHFHGDHYLGLAALIQTMNLWDREKPLHIYGPKYTFEFVQNFLNSGFFRPGFDIHVHELRETRLKFGDYEIWSFKVEHGIPALGYVFKEKDRRGKFLPEKLREYGLREGPILGKLEREGKIEWNGKTIYLEDVTGPRRKGVKVVYTGDTEPAERVRLFAERADLLIHEATYLNPADRGDSYHSTVAEACEVAKRAKVRLLALFHRAFRYTYDEYLSGASRICRDFGVDFIVPRDFDILTFKSDEFSVRNLLEEKR
- a CDS encoding TraB/GumN family protein, with the translated sequence MSYLRYVKLIGTMHVSPKSREEVIRTILEERPHAVAIELDRARFLSMNGNRKMTLEEALRFGRKGLINYALAKVEEKLGEEFGMAPGEEMKAAVSAAQALGVPLYLIDEDITVILSKIAAAPGREKLLMALEALGIFLPVRLGEPSDPMAEYRVMMVEFKRRYPYLYRVLVEERNEVMARNLVSIVENLKLHGVKRPRVIAVVGLGHKPGIEHLLDRGKERFLSPYWTAGVM
- a CDS encoding KH domain-containing protein: MKDRLEKMLNVKILEIEELEDKIVVYVPEDQVRIAVGSGGAAVKAAELVIGKKIEVKGK
- a CDS encoding site-2 protease family protein, with the protein product MHYGQWKGTHRAGMGRREIKDLLISFLVLALLFSNFDPYAIPYSVIAVLTAFIFHELAHRQMARHYGYRAYYKRWDTGILLALLVGIATRLLTGTTWIFAALGAVQVYAPYAVDFREAFGKIALAGPLTNIAVGAAALVALRAVAPFTSLWWVIKMTATVNLWLAFFNLLPFPPLDGSKVVRWNAGYWAVSIGVAYLLFRLL
- the pgiA gene encoding glucose-6-phosphate isomerase; amino-acid sequence: MEYKNPLGVDIDLETGIIPGAKKLVRRLSDLKGYFVDENAYEELLKENPVVYEVYAIEQDEKDGDLNFATTVLYPGKVGREFFFTKGHYHSKADRAEIYYGIKGKGGMLLQTPEGKAEWIEMKPGTVVYVPPYWAHRTVNTGDEPFIFLAIYPADAGHDYGSIAEKGFSKLVIEENGEVKVVDNPRWKE